CCGATGCCTCGCGCGGGCGCAGTCTGGGCGGCTCGGGCCTCGGCCTGCCCATCGTGCGCGCCATCGCCCGCGCCCATGGCGGCGAGGCGCGGATCATCCCGCAGCCGCCTCCGGGGCTGACCGTGGAGCTCCGCCTGCCGAAAAGCGCCTTGCCTGCCGGACAGACCGATGACTGACGATCCCGGGCATTACGACGACCTGGCCGCGCGGCATGTGTCGATACGGCGCGTCCTGCGGCTGTTCGCCCCCTATCGGGCGCGGATCGGGGCCGTGGTGGCGTTGATGATCCTTGCATCGGCCATCGGTCTGGCCGGGCCGTTCCTTCTGCGCGCGATCATCGACATCGCCTTGCCCTGGCGACGCTGCCCGCGCTGACGCTGCTTGCGGGCGGGCTGTTGATGCAGACCGGTAAGCCTGCCAGCATCGGCACGCTCGTCGCGATGATCGCGCTTCAGGAACAGCTTCTGTGGCCCTTCGAGCAATTGCTCGAGGTCGCTCGCGATGCCCGCAAGACCCGTGCCCTCTTTGCCCGCGTCTTCGAATATCTCGACAAGCCGGTCGAGATCACCGAGCGCGCCGATCCGGTGACCATCCACCGGTCCGACATGCGCGGTGCGGTGCAGCTGGACCATGTCAGCTTTGCCTATGGGGGGCAGTCCCTCCGGGCGATCGATGATGTGACCCTGATCATCCCGGCGGGCAGCCATGTCGCCATCGTCGGGCCGACGGGCTCGGGCAAGACCACGCTCGGCTACCTTCTGGCGCGGCTTTACGATGTCGAAGCTGGCGCGATCCGCTTCGACGGGGTGGATCTGCGCGATCTCGGCTTTGCGACGCTGTCGCAGATGCTGGGGGTCGTGTCGCAGGAGCCCTATCTGCTCAATGCCTCGGTGGCCGAGAACCTGCGCTTTGCCTGCCCCGAGGCGACCGGGGCCCAGATGATCGCGGCCGCGAAGGTGGCGCAGATCCATGACCATATCGCGGCCTTGCCCGAGGGCTATGACACCCTGGTCGGCGAGGGAGGCTTCCGGTTCTCGGGCGGCGAGAAGCAGCGCCTGGCGCTGGCCCGCACCATTCTGCGCGACCCGCCGATCCTGCTGCTGGACGAGGCGACGAGCGCGCTCGATACCCGCACCGAACGCGCGATGTCGCAGGCCCTGGATGCGCTGGCGAAGGGCCGCACGACCATCACCATCGCGCATCGGCTCTCGACCGTCCGCGATGCCGACATGATCGTGGTCATGCAGCACGGACGGATGGTCGAGACCGGCATCCACGCGGCGCTGGCGGCGAAAGGCGGTGTCTATGCCGGGCTTCTGGCCGGCGCGTGACCCCCGGGCGCGCCTTGATCCGTGCCGGGGATCAGTGCTGGAAGGCCACGGCCCGACGCCCCTGGGCCAGCAGGAAGAACACCAGGACCGCCAGAAGGCCCATCAGCAGGGCCGCTGTCGTCAGCAGCACCGAATGGGTCGCGGAAAACGCGGCCTTGCCGGCGGCGATCACCGCCGCCCCCTGGTCGGCGTCAAGCTGCCGGGCGGCAATGTAGACATCGCCGATCGAGCGTGCCGCCTGGTCGGCCAGCGGCTCCGGTACGCCCTCGGGCAGGACAAGATGGCGTCCGAACACCACCGACATGAAGACCCCGAACAGCGTGATCCCGAGACCGCTTCCCAGCTCGTATCCCGTCGCCTCGAGCGAGCCCGCGGCCCCGGCCTCACGCGCATCGGCCGCGCCCATGATCGCGATCGACGAGGCGGTAAGCCCGATGCTCAGCGCCAGCCCGAGGAGCACCAGCAGCACTGGCACGACCAGCCCGGGATGGTGGAAATCCGTGACGGCAAGGCCTGCAAGCGCGCCCGCTGAGATCGCCAGCGACAGGCAGGCCACCGGCCGCAGACCGAAGCGCTCGGACAACCAGCCCGCGACGGGTCCGCCAAGCCCCGCGGCCACCATGATCGGGATCATGAAAACCCCGGCCTGCAGCGGGGTCTTGCCCAGGACATATTGCAGCTCCTGCGCCAGCGTCAGTTCGACCCCCGCCAGAGCGCCGCTGGCCACGATGGCCATGATGATCCCCGCCAGGATCGCCGGGCGCGCAAACAGCGACAGATCCAGCATCGGCTCGGCGCTCAGCAGCTGCAGGCGGGCAAAGACCGACAGCAGAGCCACGCCCAGGACCAGAACCGGCAGCACGACCGCGACCGGCTGTTTCGCGCCGAACCCCGCCTTGATGGCATAGACGGTGGCGATCATTCCGAGGATCAGCAGCAGCGCCTGGCCGATGGCCCAACGGCCGGGGCTGAGCTCCTCGTGGCGCGGCAGCAAGAGCCAGCAGACCGGCAGAACGAACAGCATCACCGGCAGGTTGATCAGGAAGACCGAGCCCCACCAGAAATGCCCCAGCAGCGCGCCGCCGATCAGCGGCCCCACCGCCGCACCGGCCGCGCCCACCGTGCCCCAGAGACCCAGCGCGAGACCGCGCTCGGCCGGGTCTTCGAAGGTGCGGCGGATGACCCCCAGCACGCAGGGCGTGATCATCGCCCCGCCAACCGCCAGCAGCATCCGCGCGGCGATCAGCAGGGCCGGGCTCGGCGCATAGGCCGCCAGGGCCGAGGCAAGGCCAAAGACTGCCAGCCCGGTCAGAAGGATGCGCCGGGTGCCGACACGGTCCGCCAGGGTGCCCATCGGCACCAGAAGCCCCGCCATCAGCAGCGGATAGATGTCGATGATCCACAAGACCTCGGTGTTGCTCGCCCCCAGCGCCTGGGTCAGTGTCGGCACCGCCACATGCAGGATCGTCATGTCCAGCACCACCGGCAGAAAGGCCAGCATCACCGCCAGCAACACCAGCCAGCGGTTCGGATCGGGTCGGGGAAGGGGCATGCATCACCTGAAATCGCGTTGCATCCGGCATATAAATACATACGTATGGATTTCAACGTTCCGACGACCGCACCGAGGAGGCTCATGGGCAGAACTCCGACGATCACCCGCGACCGATTGCTCGACGTCGCCGAAGAGATAGTGCGCAAGGGGGGCGGGGCGGCTCTGACCATCGGCGCGCTGGCCCGGGCGGCGGGCGTCTCCAAAGGCGGGGTGCAGTATTCCTTCGCCAGCAAGGACGACCTCGTGCGGGCTCTCATCGAGCGATGGACCAGCCAATTCGACGCCATGATGGAAGGCGAGACCGGTGACGACCCGCTGGCCTTCGTCCGACGCTACATCGCGGCGACCCGGGCCTCGCAGCAGGCCATGGATGCCAAGATGGCGGGGCTCATGGTCACCTACCTCGAAGACCCGGCCAACCGACAGGAGACACGCGACTGGTATTGCGGGGTCTTCCACCGGCTCGGCGGCGGTTCGGCCGACGCCCGCGCGGCGCGGGTCGCCTTCCTCGCGGTCGAGGGGCTTTTCCTCATGCACATGAACGGGATCGACGAGGACGGGGACTGGCGCGGCTTTCTCGACGACGTCGAGGCGGTCCTTGCGCGGCTGACCAGCTGAGCCCTTCGTTGCGTTGATCAGCTGGCGGAAGGATCGCCGCGCGCAACTGGGCGTCACGCGCTGAAGATGACGGGTGTTTTCAGCCCGAACCGCTCATGTCAGCCCCTGCGGGCCCAGGCGCCTTCGGGGACGTCATCAAGGGCGGTTTTCCAGGCGTCGCTGCGATGGCTCGGGCGGCTGGACATGGCGCAGGCGGCGGCGATGAGACGGTCGATGTGCTTTTTCCGCTCGGGCTCGCTTATCCGCGAGACAGCGTAGGCAACCTGAAGCGGCTCGACCTCAAATCCCATGTATTCCAGCGCGAGCTTGCGGATCGGCATCAGAAGCGGGTCAATCGGGCCATAAACGCCTTGCTCCGAGAACCGCTCGGGCGTGCCTCCGGTGGTGACCGAAATCATCGCCCGCCGCCCCTTGAATATGTCGGTGTCAAACCGCCGACCGTCAACGTAGCCGAAACCGTAGCTCAGCACGCGGTCAATCCAGCCTTTCAGCAATGCGGGCGGTCCTCCCCACCAGATCGGAAATTGCAGAATGACCGCGTCCGCTTGCGCCACCCGTGCCTGTTCGCGCGCAATGTCAGGCGCATAGGTTCCGGCCCGGGCGGCGTTCGCCTGTTCGGCCTGGACGTGAAAGCGGGCCGGATCGGCGCGCTCGGTCATGTCCGCCGGGGAAAGGTCGGCGCGGAAACCCTCGGCGGCAAGGTCCGAGATGGTGACCTCGTGACCCGCGGCGCGCAGGGCCTCGGCGGTGGCGAAGGCGAGCGCATGGTTGAACGAGGCCGGATCGGGATGAGCGATGGCGATCAGGACATGTGTCATGTGTCAGACCATGAAACGGGGAATGAAAAGGGCGACTTGCGGCACCAGTGCAATGATCGCCAGCACCAGCAGGCAGATGGCGATCAGTGGCAGCGCCTCGCGGATGACGCGGGTCACCGGCTGTCCGGATATCGCGGCGCCGATGAACAGGAGGATGCCGACCGGCGGCGTGGCCATGCCGATCACGACATTGAGCACCACGACAGTCCCGAACTGCACGGAATCCATTCCGATGAGATCCTGGAACTTCAACAGGATCGGCATGGTCAGGATGAGAATCGAGATCGGCTCGAGGAACATGCCGAGGACCAGCAGAAAGATGTTGAGCAGCAAAAGGATCAGCAGTGGGTTCTCGGTCAGCGAGAGCATTCCGTCGGCAATGAGCTGCGGCACCTGTTCCAGCGTGAAGACGAAGGAAACGATGCTGGCCATCGAGGTAATGAAGAGGATGGATGTCGAGACCAGCGCGGTGGCGATCAGCGCCTCCCAGACACGGCTCGGCGTCAGCTCACGGTAAATGAAGCCGATGATCAGCGCATAGCCCACAGCCACTGCAGCGGCCTCGGTCGGGGTGAAGATGCCCGCCTTGATCCCCACGAGGATGATCAAGGGCAGGATCAGTGCCGGGAGGGTGCGCCGGGTGGATGCAAAGCGCTCGCGCGCGGTCATCCTGGGGATCACCGGAAAGCCATCGCGCCTGGCCCGCCAGGTCGCATAGATCAGAAGCCCGGTGGCGATCAGGATGCCGGGCATGATCCCCGCCAGGAAAAGCTGCCCGATGGAGGCTCCTGACAGGACGCCGTAGATGATCATGGTGATCGACGGCGGGATGATCGGCCCCATCACGGAGCTTACCGCGATGAGCGCCGCCGCATAGGCGGGCGGCATCCCCTGTTTCGACATCGAGGGGATCAGGATCGACCCCAATGCCGACGCTTCGGCGGTCGCGCTTCCCGAGATTCCGGCGAAAAACCCTGACGACAGGATCGATACCGAAGACATGCCTCCGGGCCGGTGCCCGACCATGGCGCGTGCGAAGGTCACGATGCGTGTGGTCACGCCGCCCACGTTCATAAGTGCCCCGGCCAGCAGGAACAGCGGGATGGTCAGAAGCACGAATTGGTCGATGCCCGCGATCATCCGTTGCGGAAGCATCAGCGCCATCGCACCATTGCCCGACAGGTAAAGATATGCGGTCCCCGCGATGCCGAGCGTCAGGGCAATCGGCACACCGGTTGCCAGAAAGGCTGCGAAAAGAAGAAAGAAGCTGCTCATGTCATCTCGGAGGTTTGGGCGAGAGCTGCGTCTTCCTCGCCGAGGTTCAGGATCACCTGCCGATGGAAATCGACGACGAGCCCGGTGAGGATGTGTCCGGCAAGCAGCACCATCCCGACCGAAACGCTGATATAAACCCAGCGGATTGACAGCCCGAGAGCCTCGCCTGTCACTGCGGACCATATGAAATCGAGGGCAGGGATCGTCTGGGTTCCCATGCGTTCGGCGAAATCCCAGCCATACCAGGTCATCACCGCGAGGAAGGCCAGGATCGGCACCGCCATCACGGCGCGCAGCCCCCATCTCAGGCGTGCCGACAGCAGCGAGGGCACGAAGTCCAGGGACACGAATTCGCCCTTGCTGAAGGCCAGTCCCAGCACGAGGAAGGTTTGCCAGATCAGCAGGTAGCGACACAGCTCCTCGGCCCAGATCAGGCTTCCGCCGAGCACATAGCGCCAGAACACCTGTGCCAGCATGATCGCAACTATGGCCGCCATGCTCAGCCCTGCAAGGCCCCGAATAAGGCACAAGTAGCCCGCAACGAGACGGGCGAGCGGCCCGCTCCTGTACTGCATGTTTTCGTCCTTAGGTATGTCCGGCACGCGCGGGGCTCGGCCCTCGCAGCGTGTTCAGGTCTGAATCATGCGGATTTGGCCGCGGCTTCCACCATCGCCGCGATGAGCGGGTCCTTCGACGACCAGTCGGCCGTCAGGCCTTCGACACGGGCACGCATCTCCGACAGATCGGTCAGCTCCGCGATCTCGACGTCCCTGGCGGCCAGTTCTTCGCGGCCCTCGAGGTCCTGCTGTTTGGCGTATTCAATCGTCGCGGCGGTGGACATCTTCCCTGCTTCCACGACGACGTCCCGCTCTTCTTCATCCAGCCCTTCGAAGAAGCGCTCCGACATCAGCGTTGTCATGTGCCAGGGATAATGCCCGGTAAGGGTGAAATGCTTGCCCACCTCCCACAGGTTCTCCCCCAGCATCGACGAGACGTTGATTTCGACGGCGTCGATAACGCCGGTTTCAAGCGCGCCGTAAACCTCGCCATAGGGCAGACCGGCAGGCGCGGTGCCCACCGTTTTCCAGATCTGCTGGTGCAGCGGCACCGGCACGATGCGCGTCTTGAGCCCGGCGAAATCCTCGATACTGGCGACATTTCGGTCGATCGACAGGAAATGCCGCTGGCCGGTATTGGCGATCGAGAGGCCGACCAGGCCGGCGGGACGCAAATCATCGAGGATCTGCTGTCCGACAGGGCCATGCGCGAGCTTGCCGAAATGATCGTAGTCGCGGATCAGGAACGGCATCTGCCAGGCGTTCATCGCCTGCCGCCCGGTGACCAGGGGCACCAGCACCCCCGAGACGCTCACGACATCCATCGTCCCTGCCACCGCGCCTTCAAGCAGCTGCTTGTCATCGCCAAGCTGGCGGTTGGGGAAGATCCGCACATCAAAGCCGCCCGGGCGCAGTTCCTCGAGCGCGGCGGCAAAGCTGGTGGCCATGATGTGGCCGGGGTGGACCTCGTTCGCGGCATGGGCAAAGCGCATCCTCCTGCCGGAAGCGCGGGCGATATTCGGCGCGGCCAGCACTGTGGTGAAGGCGGCGCCGCGGGTCAGCAATCGTCTGCGGGTAATGGTCATTCAGGTCTCCTCCCTGTGAATAACTCAGGCCTGTTCCGGCATCGGATAGTCCTCTGCATTCAGAACCCACCCCGGCTTGAGCGAGAAATCCTCGCGCGGCGGGCTGAATATGTCGGCAAGCAGGTTGTCGCCGGGGCCGGTGGCGCGCGTGGTGTGGATCACGGGCGGCGGGACCACCAACAGCGACGGGGCGGCCATTTTCAGCACCTTGTCGTCTTTCCAGTCCGCCATGTCCGATGTCCAGCTCCAGCGCAGATAATGCGTGAACTCGCCGCTCAGCGCGAGGCTGCCCTGTTCGAAGTCGTCGTGGTGATGCGGCGACATCTTCGAAGGGTCACGCGGCCCCTCGAACGGCTCGAGCACGTTCACCATCAGCGTGGTGCAGCGGAAGATCCGCCCGAAACGACCCGGCTCCGGCGCCACATCCAGACTGTAATGCCGGACCTTGAAGCCGCCTTTCGGAGCGGGCCAGGCGGTCAGCGGCTTTACATGGCTGCGCGGCCGGTCATAGCCGCCGGCATTGCCGCACAGCGCCAGAAGGTCTTCGTTCGCGGTGGTGAACAGGCGGACGATCTCGCCCCCCTCGGGGGTCACACGGCTGTCGCCGGCGGGGACGAAGGCGATGGAATGGCCCGGCACCTCGGTCACCGCGCCGTTCCATTCGATGGTCGCGCCGCCCTTTGGCAGCAGCACGCAATATTCATCAACCTGCGCCACGCGGTCGAAGCTGGCACCGGGGGCGGCATGGCTCAGAGCGACCAGGAAATTGTGACCGCGTTGCAGCCAAGTCTGGCCGGTGTCGTCATCCAGCTGCGGTGGGCTGTCGTAGAACGTCGCAACCTGCTCCTCGGCGACAAGGCCGGTGACGCCGATCATGCTGTCGGCGGGCGTGCTTGCCAGTGCGGCCCTCGGGTCGGACTTGTCGTACATGCTCTCCCTTTCTCTCCCGCGGTGTACCGCCACCATCGGCGAATGTTCCGCTTGGCGAAACTGTGTTTCCTTTAACGGAACATATTTATCGGCAGATCTGTCTGTCAAGCCACATGATGGGCACCGGGCGAAGGCCGGTCGGGAGCCACGAAAGCGCAGGCATGCGAAGACAACGCGCCGGCGGCGCGGTTCGTCGTCAGCAAGTGGGATGCGTCAGCGCAGAAGCTGGTCGCCCGAATGCCCCATCAAGACCGAAACCTGGCGGGCCGTTTCCAGCAACGCCTCTATCTGCTCGGGCGACGGCTCTGCGCCAAGCGACTGAGTCAGGTTGACACAACCGACCGTGCCGCAAACCATGTTGGCGCCATCGAGGACCGGGCTCGCCAGCGTGTTGAGGCCCAGCGCCGCCTGGTCCGGCGCGGTCGCCCAGCCGCGTTCCCGAATGAGCTCGAACTCGGCCTGGAGCCTGTCGGGATCGGTGATGGTCGCTTCGGTAAAGGCGGTCAACGTGCCGCCAAGCACCCTGTTGCGAAAGGCCTCGGACGAGAACGCCGCCGCCACCTTGCCCTGTGCGGAGCCGTGAAAGCTGAGCAGCGATCCGACGCGCACCCCGATCTCGATGGGCGAGCGGCCCGAAACCGTGGCGATCACCAGCATCCCGTCCGGGGTCAGCTGCGAGGCCACGGTGGAATGGCCAAGCCTGTCGCGCAGCGCCAAAAGCGCGTCTCTGGTGGCGGCAATCAGCCCGGTGCCTTCCAGCACCGCCTGCCCCAGCGACACCAGTTGATGGCCAACCTCGTACCGTTCGGAATCCTCGTGCTGAAAGACATACCCCTGCTGCACCAGGGTCTGAAGGTGTCGGTGAATGCGACTTTTCGAAGTGCCAAGCGCGGTGGCCAGGCTGGTGACGCCGACACCCTTCCCGGTGCGGCTCACATGTTCGACGATCTGCATGGTCAGGATCACCGATTGCAGGCCCTCGCCCATCTTCTTGTCGTTTTCCATGCGTGTCCTCCGTTGGCACTGATCAAGGGTTTTACAGGCCCCGAATGAGGCGTGGCAACGTCGGGACGGACGGGGCCGGCCCTTGACTTCTGTGCGATTCGAAAAATAATAGAACACAATTCCGCTGAGCGGGACAGTGCGGAATTCATATGGGAGGAGAACGCGTGAAGATGCAGGGCACCATGCCTCTGGAACATGAGGCCCGGATTTCCGAGCTTCTGGTCGGAGCCGTCGATCCGCATGTGCATAGCGGGCCATCCATCGCGCCGCGTGCGCTGGACCATCTTGAACTGGCCCGGGAGCTGTCAGAAGCCGGGTTTTCGGCGGTAGTGACCAAGGATCACGACTATTCCGGCGTGATGTGCGCCACGATGATCGCGCACCATCACCCCGATCTGACAACACGGGTGTTCTCGGGCATCGCGCTGAACAACGTGGTGGGTGGGCTCAACCCTTACGGGGTCGAACATACCGCGGCGATGGGCGGCAAGATCGTTTGGCTACCGACACTTGCGGCAGAGAACCACCTGTCCTGGCAGGCCACGTCCGGATGGTCTCATCCCGCCTCCACCTCAAGGATACGGGCGGCGACGGCGGTCAGGCTATGGGACGACGATGGCAAGATGCTGCCGGAGCTTCACGACATTCTTGATGTCTGCGCCGCGACAGGGCTCGCCCTGGCAAGCGGGCATGTGCATGTCTCTGAGACGAAGAAGATCTTTGCCGAAGCCAGGAAGCGCGGGGTGGAGCGGCTGATCTTCACCCATCCCGAGGATATCGTCGGCGCCTCGATGGAGGACACCAGGGAGATCGCCGACATGGGGGCGATGGTCGAGCATTCGCTTGCCTTCTTCCTGGAAGGATCGAAATTCCGCACCCATACGACCGAACAGCTCGGGGAATATATCGAGCTGGTGGGCCCGGAACGGACGATCCTGTGTTCGGACCTTGGGCAGGTTGGCACGCTGACCCCGCTGCAGGGATTTCGGCGCGCGGTCTCCGACTGCCTGTCGCTGGGATATGACGACGCTGCGGTACGGGCGATGGTGTCGGGCAACGCGGCGCAGGTCATCGGCCTGGACAGGTAACACAGGGCACGCCCTTCCGCGGCTCTGCCCAGGCGATATCGAAAAGACGCAGGGGCGGGCGCCGGAGCGGCGGCCTGGAAAGAAGGTTTTCGAATGCAGGACATCTATATTCTCGGGGCTGCCCGGACGCCCATCGGCAGCTTTGGCGGCGCATTGTCGTCGCTTGGCCCCGACGCGCTGGGACGCATTGCGGCCGAGGCGGCGATTGCGCGGGCAGAGGTCTCGGCCAGGATGATCGACAATGCGGTCGCGGGGAACGTGATCCCGACCCAGCCGCGTGACATGTACCTGGCGCGCGCGGTCGCGATGGATGCGGGGATGCCGGCGACGTCGCAGGCGCTGACGCTGAACCGGCTTTGCGGCTCGGGCGCACAGGCGATCGCCACCGCAGCGACGATGATCCGCGCCGGGGAAAGCCGCCTCGCGCTGGCCTTCGGCGCCGAGGCGATGAGCCGGGCGCCCCATACCGTCGGCGGGATGCGCGACGGCGTAAAGATGGGCGATGCCTCGGTCACCGACTGGCTGACCGGCGCGCTGAGCGATCCCTTCGACATCGGTCACATGGGGGTCACAGCCGAAAACGTGGCCGGGCTGCACGGCATCACGCGGCAGGAACAGGATGCGTTTGCGGCCGAAAGCCAGCGTCGGGCCGGGATCGCAATTGAGGAAGGTCGGTTCGACACGCAAATCTGCCCGGTCACCATCAAGGGACGGCGCGGCGATACCGTGGTGTCGCAGGATGAATACCCCAAGCCCGGTACCGACGCCGCAAGGCTGGCGGGGCTGCGGCCCGCCTTCCGCAAGGACGGCACGGTGACGGCGGGCAATGCCTCGGGGATCAACGATGGGGCTGCGGCGCTGGTGCTGGCCGGTGAAGACGCGGCCAGGGCTGCCCACCCCATCGCCCGGCTGTTGTCATGGTCGGTGGCGGGCGTCCCCCCCGAGGTCATGGGGCTGGGCCCTGTCGAGGCGGTTCCGCTGGCGCTGTCCCGCGCGGGGCTGTCATTGGCCGAGATCGACGTGATCGAAAGCAACGAGGCGTTCGCCGCGCAGGCCATCGCCGTGAACCGCCTGCTCGGTCTCGACCCCGAGAAGGTAAACCCGAACGGCGGCGCGATTGCGCTGGGCCATCCGCTTGGCGCGACGGGGGCGATCCTTGCCGTCAAGGCGATACACGAGCTGCAGCGGATCTCTGGGCGCTATGCCCTTGTCACCATGTGCATCGGCGGGGGGCAGGGCATCGCGCTGGTCATCGAGCGGCTGGAGGATACGGCATGAGTTTTCGGGACAGGCTCCTGGCAGGTGAGGTGCTTATCGGCACCTTCGTCAAAACGCCAAGCCCGCATGTGGTCGAGATACTCGGTCTCGCCGGGCTCGATTTTGCGGTGATCGATCAGGAACATGCGCCCATCGGCCTGGCGGAAATGGACATGATGGCGATGGCGGGGCGTGCGGTTGGCCTGCCCCTGCTGTCCCGGCGCTGGGGCAAGGGAACGGACTGGATCGCTCCGCTGATGGATCTTGGCATGACCGGGGTCATGGTGCCCCATGTGCTGGACCCGGAGGGCGCCGAAGCAGTCTGCGACGCCGTGAAATTCGCCCGTTTGAAACGGGGTCTGTCGCCCTCTCCACGGGCGGGAGATTACGGTGGCATGAGCATTCCGTCCTATCGCGAAAAGAGCGACACGGAGTCGGTCGTGATGGTGCAGATCGAAGATGAATGCGCGCTTGCACATCTGGATGCGATTGCCGCCATCAAGGACGTCGATCTGGT
The genomic region above belongs to Rhodovulum sulfidophilum DSM 1374 and contains:
- a CDS encoding HpcH/HpaI aldolase family protein — its product is MSFRDRLLAGEVLIGTFVKTPSPHVVEILGLAGLDFAVIDQEHAPIGLAEMDMMAMAGRAVGLPLLSRRWGKGTDWIAPLMDLGMTGVMVPHVLDPEGAEAVCDAVKFARLKRGLSPSPRAGDYGGMSIPSYREKSDTESVVMVQIEDECALAHLDAIAAIKDVDLVFIGPADLSQSMGVGFPSPELDDAIMTIVEACKHAGCAVGLFVGDAAAIPAWVEKGVGVFVCGSDQALLRKGAAGIMAAR